From the genome of Muricauda sp. SCSIO 64092, one region includes:
- a CDS encoding arylsulfatase → MTAKLCTHIPISFFLILLLNCNTVNQEKEKPNIIYILADDLGYGDLGCYGQEIIKTPNIDELAAQGIRFTNHYAGSTVCAPSRGALMTGLHTGHAYIRMNGKGLELRSNPQDITVGKYLQDVGYHTAMIGKASTGCDTSPGQANDKGFDYFFGYLGHGQAHTYFPKFMHKNKEKINYPENGGEEPWRGRTYSPDLFIEEALGYMEDKKDEPFFLMYASPLPHAQVWAPEEFEKQYKGRFEEDPYTGNHYGTSPRPNTTTAAMVSRLDWEVGKIMKQLEKLGLAENTIVMFSSDNGPHQEGGRKPNFFKSSGPFRGIKRDLYEGGIRVPFIVKWPGVVKAGRTSDHMSAFWDILPTLTDIVDGENPKNSDGFSLLPSLKGSGAQQKAHKYLYWEFKGIDKGKRALRKGNWKLHQFTNIKSGEVRYELYNLADDPAESNNLLKKEKGKADELKALMSKAYSEPELEIFKF, encoded by the coding sequence ATGACTGCGAAGCTATGCACACACATCCCAATATCTTTCTTTTTAATCCTATTATTGAATTGCAACACGGTAAATCAAGAAAAGGAAAAGCCTAATATCATTTATATTTTGGCTGATGACTTGGGCTATGGGGACCTGGGATGCTATGGGCAAGAAATTATCAAAACACCAAACATTGACGAGTTGGCCGCCCAGGGCATACGTTTCACGAATCATTATGCCGGCAGTACCGTATGTGCCCCTTCCCGTGGAGCTTTGATGACAGGGCTTCACACAGGGCATGCCTATATCCGTATGAACGGCAAGGGACTTGAACTACGGAGCAACCCACAAGACATTACGGTTGGAAAATACCTGCAAGATGTCGGCTACCACACCGCCATGATAGGGAAAGCGAGTACAGGTTGTGATACCAGCCCCGGACAGGCAAATGATAAAGGGTTTGATTATTTCTTTGGTTATCTGGGACATGGGCAGGCACATACCTATTTCCCAAAATTCATGCACAAGAACAAGGAAAAGATTAACTATCCTGAAAACGGAGGTGAGGAGCCTTGGAGGGGAAGGACCTATAGTCCAGACCTCTTTATAGAAGAAGCATTGGGATATATGGAAGACAAAAAGGACGAACCATTTTTCCTGATGTATGCATCGCCACTGCCCCATGCTCAGGTATGGGCTCCCGAGGAATTCGAAAAACAATATAAGGGCCGGTTTGAAGAGGACCCTTATACAGGGAATCACTATGGCACCAGCCCCAGGCCCAATACTACTACCGCTGCTATGGTTTCAAGACTGGATTGGGAAGTAGGAAAAATTATGAAACAGCTTGAAAAATTGGGCCTTGCAGAAAACACCATCGTAATGTTCTCTAGTGACAATGGCCCACACCAGGAAGGAGGAAGAAAACCTAATTTTTTCAAGAGTTCCGGTCCTTTTAGGGGAATCAAGCGCGATTTGTATGAAGGCGGTATCCGAGTTCCTTTTATTGTAAAGTGGCCTGGTGTAGTGAAAGCCGGACGCACATCAGATCATATGAGCGCCTTTTGGGATATCCTACCTACATTAACAGACATAGTAGATGGAGAAAATCCTAAAAACAGTGATGGCTTTTCGTTGTTACCTTCTTTGAAAGGAAGCGGGGCCCAACAAAAAGCACATAAATACCTCTATTGGGAATTCAAAGGAATCGATAAGGGCAAAAGGGCCCTGCGCAAAGGCAACTGGAAATTACACCAGTTTACCAATATCAAATCGGGTGAGGTGCGTTACGAACTCTATAACCTTGCCGATGATCCGGCAGAATCCAATAACCTGTTGAAAAAGGAAAAAGGGAAAGCAGATGAACTCAAAGCATTAATGTCTAAGGCGTATTCCGAACCTGAACTGGAAATATTCAAGTTTTAA
- a CDS encoding alpha-L-fucosidase, whose product MNKTKFLAMAMWIVLLMPLYKVKAQELSGDELKSMEKYQNAKGKNGIVVPALKLSKEQMKWWQDAKFGMFIHWGLYAIEGRGEWAMHNYKIPAKKYAKLADKFNPRFFDADTWAHVAKKAGMKYMVLTARHHDGFALWNSPSSYRNFSSYETAAKRDFIKEYTDACRKAGLGVGIYYSPMDWRFPGYFKPRELSENAALMKKQCYGQVEELMKNYGKIDILWYDGGWLAHRGSDADAAWFWEPDKLNKMVRKYQPNAVVSPRSGWEGDFQCNEGSKKISGSIIDTPWEKCLNLNQQSWGYSPKQNLMSLKEIIVMLVNTVDRGGNMLLNVGPDAQGVIPETHIARLKEVGNWLKKYGESIYDTRPGPFEPVNDRYGSVQKDDKIYVHLLDLKDTLQLPPLEKRIVSCKQMGGKPLKFTQDENGITIWLDKLRPDPAVSTLALETR is encoded by the coding sequence ATGAATAAAACTAAATTTTTAGCAATGGCGATGTGGATTGTTCTGCTAATGCCATTATACAAAGTTAAAGCACAGGAATTAAGTGGAGACGAACTAAAATCTATGGAGAAATACCAAAATGCCAAAGGCAAAAATGGTATCGTAGTACCCGCACTTAAGCTCTCAAAAGAACAGATGAAATGGTGGCAGGACGCCAAATTCGGGATGTTCATCCATTGGGGGCTGTATGCCATTGAAGGTAGGGGCGAATGGGCCATGCACAACTATAAAATCCCCGCCAAGAAGTATGCTAAACTAGCCGATAAGTTTAATCCACGGTTTTTCGATGCTGATACATGGGCCCATGTTGCGAAAAAAGCCGGAATGAAATATATGGTATTGACAGCTCGCCACCACGATGGTTTTGCCCTTTGGAACAGTCCTTCAAGTTACCGGAATTTCAGCAGTTACGAGACTGCCGCAAAACGCGACTTTATAAAAGAATACACAGATGCCTGTCGCAAGGCTGGACTCGGAGTAGGCATTTATTACTCACCGATGGATTGGCGTTTCCCAGGTTATTTTAAACCTAGGGAATTGTCAGAAAACGCAGCATTGATGAAAAAGCAATGTTACGGGCAGGTGGAAGAATTAATGAAAAATTATGGCAAAATCGATATCCTTTGGTACGATGGGGGCTGGCTGGCGCACAGGGGAAGCGATGCCGATGCTGCTTGGTTTTGGGAACCCGACAAGCTGAACAAAATGGTACGCAAGTACCAGCCGAATGCGGTAGTAAGCCCACGGTCAGGTTGGGAAGGTGATTTCCAATGCAACGAGGGCAGTAAGAAAATAAGTGGCTCGATCATCGATACACCTTGGGAAAAGTGTTTGAACCTCAATCAGCAGAGTTGGGGGTACAGTCCAAAGCAAAACCTGATGTCTCTGAAAGAGATTATCGTAATGTTGGTGAATACCGTTGATCGCGGCGGGAATATGTTACTGAATGTTGGCCCTGATGCCCAGGGAGTAATCCCCGAGACACATATTGCAAGATTAAAGGAAGTAGGCAATTGGCTAAAGAAATATGGGGAAAGCATCTACGACACCAGGCCCGGGCCATTCGAACCCGTAAATGATCGGTATGGTTCCGTTCAAAAAGATGACAAGATTTATGTTCACCTTCTTGATCTTAAAGATACGCTACAACTTCCTCCATTGGAAAAACGTATTGTTTCCTGTAAACAGATGGGAGGCAAACCATTAAAATTTACTCAAGATGAAAATGGGATTACGATATGGTTGGACAAGCTTCGACCCGACCCTGCTGTGAGCACATTGGCTCTTGAGACAAGATAG